One window of Sphingobacteriales bacterium genomic DNA carries:
- a CDS encoding T9SS type A sorting domain-containing protein gives MKQFLRFAIAFLMVVSLKAQTIQIEQVNNSTGWMKVVPEGQTVHFPTAASATPTLSFLIRNTGTETLVINSFFLEGANLTHFTISGLTTLSIEPNGQSPFDLIYTPPTQFTQQSSASLVFNTNASGSPTYTLNFKGPGVGLYGPTYPTYGELVLSFSNPCPQGNNCIGRSSGTSVTFSVVEQAERTDTYRGTVVGSDGDIWIRTSLDGSSYSGEENFTFSPADSDLEAGILVHRGVSITNTVSGDLTVYLKYTETLTKADGVTPYTCIDPTTLGLSEELGGLAKFDNSTDVLNAHSIITASFDYDGPFEPFLDFYEAIPDKTCDCAFYSINKGFYWENLNPEVLVNDTLQVEPGETMPITTDILNVHDDEELPANPQNVVFDFNDTNPLSFNSGVLRLDGVQLSGSDSFTLADLQNGLLTYENTDTEALEDVFEFRVSDSRGEYADNSGSPVFAFNLTIGGGVSVNDISNPSSINGFRANFNPAANEITVRFTPTETDKAVINLYALDGSKAVSVFDGPIAASVQYSLPFSVQQLPSGVYMLVLQTQHGDVKRAKISVVR, from the coding sequence ATGAAACAATTTTTACGATTTGCGATTGCTTTTTTGATGGTTGTCAGCTTAAAGGCTCAGACCATACAGATTGAACAGGTAAATAATTCGACCGGATGGATGAAAGTAGTTCCTGAAGGTCAGACCGTTCATTTTCCGACTGCTGCATCGGCAACACCTACCCTGAGTTTTTTGATTAGAAACACCGGAACAGAAACATTGGTGATTAACAGTTTTTTTCTGGAAGGAGCGAACCTCACCCACTTCACCATTTCAGGGTTAACCACACTGAGCATAGAACCTAACGGGCAATCTCCGTTTGACCTGATATATACGCCGCCCACCCAGTTTACCCAACAAAGTTCGGCAAGTTTGGTTTTTAACACCAACGCCTCCGGCAGCCCTACTTATACCCTAAACTTCAAAGGTCCCGGAGTCGGTCTATATGGTCCAACCTACCCCACTTATGGAGAACTTGTTTTAAGTTTCTCCAATCCTTGCCCTCAGGGGAATAATTGTATCGGGCGTTCAAGCGGCACCTCAGTTACTTTTTCAGTAGTAGAACAAGCCGAAAGAACCGATACTTACAGGGGCACTGTGGTCGGTTCTGATGGGGATATATGGATTCGAACCTCTTTAGACGGGAGTTCTTATTCCGGGGAAGAAAACTTTACCTTCTCTCCGGCAGATAGCGACCTCGAAGCAGGGATTTTGGTGCACAGAGGCGTTTCTATAACCAATACAGTAAGCGGCGACCTGACTGTTTACCTAAAATATACCGAAACCCTGACTAAGGCGGACGGCGTAACCCCTTACACTTGTATAGACCCGACTACTCTGGGTTTGTCGGAAGAGTTGGGAGGGTTGGCCAAGTTTGACAACAGTACCGATGTTTTGAATGCTCATAGCATCATCACTGCCTCGTTCGACTACGATGGGCCGTTTGAGCCTTTTTTAGATTTTTATGAAGCCATCCCCGACAAAACCTGCGACTGTGCCTTTTATTCAATCAACAAAGGGTTTTATTGGGAAAACCTGAACCCGGAGGTTTTGGTCAACGACACTCTTCAGGTTGAACCGGGTGAAACAATGCCGATTACCACCGATATTCTGAATGTACATGATGATGAGGAGTTGCCCGCAAACCCCCAAAATGTGGTGTTTGATTTTAATGATACCAATCCGCTTTCGTTTAATTCAGGGGTTTTGCGTTTAGATGGTGTTCAACTTTCCGGCTCAGACAGTTTCACCTTGGCCGATTTGCAAAACGGGCTGCTTACTTATGAAAATACCGATACCGAAGCCTTAGAGGATGTTTTTGAATTTAGAGTGAGCGACAGCAGAGGGGAATATGCCGACAATTCCGGATCACCGGTGTTTGCTTTTAACCTCACTATTGGAGGAGGAGTGTCTGTCAATGATATTTCCAATCCATCCTCCATTAATGGATTTCGGGCAAACTTCAATCCTGCTGCTAACGAAATAACCGTCCGTTTTACACCCACCGAAACGGACAAAGCAGTTATCAATTTGTATGCATTGGATGGAAGCAAAGCAGTTTCCGTTTTTGATGGACCGATAGCTGCTTCTGTTCAGTATAGCCTGCCGTTCAGCGTACAGCAACTTCCTTCGGGTGTTTATATGCTTGTTTTGCAAACCCAACATGGCGATGTGAAGCGGGCGAAAATATCAGTAGTCAGATAA
- a CDS encoding alpha/beta hydrolase — protein MAYLNPTTGVQSANVNGMMLHWLEKGRGEPVILIPGAIGDYRSWSYQTEEFAQFFRVISLSRRYQFPEKYPKGGSSSIADNCTDLLELFRHLNLEKATLVGHSYGGYIALAFAEKYPEKVNKLVLIEPSVFGFITNSPYNPFKLIPLAQKDLAAAVSMVRSGFKGVFPCRFYLKTGQYDKAKLAVMEGLTGHKVSLDDINGLLRQTLEDNILTFEGDSRNAFDYPLTKEKLKAIPIRTLLLASRQSPRWFGYICRELRQFLPNSELIFMDSPTHWLHLDLPGEFNQIVIRFLSTNK, from the coding sequence GTGGCATATTTAAACCCAACAACCGGCGTGCAATCTGCCAATGTTAACGGCATGATGCTGCATTGGCTTGAAAAAGGCCGGGGTGAGCCGGTGATTTTGATACCCGGAGCTATTGGTGATTACCGTTCATGGAGTTATCAGACGGAGGAGTTCGCCCAATTTTTCAGGGTAATCTCTTTGAGTCGCCGGTATCAGTTTCCGGAAAAATATCCCAAAGGCGGGAGTAGTTCCATAGCCGATAACTGCACCGATTTATTGGAGTTGTTCCGGCATTTAAACCTTGAAAAAGCTACGCTCGTTGGTCATTCTTACGGAGGGTATATTGCCTTAGCTTTTGCAGAAAAATATCCCGAAAAAGTAAACAAGTTGGTGTTGATAGAACCAAGTGTATTTGGATTTATCACCAATAGCCCCTATAATCCTTTCAAGTTAATTCCGCTTGCCCAAAAAGATTTAGCTGCAGCAGTCTCAATGGTGCGTTCAGGTTTTAAAGGAGTTTTCCCGTGCAGGTTCTACCTGAAAACAGGGCAATATGACAAAGCAAAACTTGCCGTTATGGAAGGTCTGACCGGGCATAAAGTAAGTTTGGACGATATAAACGGGTTATTGCGTCAAACTTTGGAAGACAATATCCTCACTTTTGAGGGCGACAGCCGCAATGCTTTTGACTATCCACTGACAAAGGAAAAATTGAAGGCTATACCTATTCGAACATTGCTATTGGCAAGCCGGCAATCCCCACGTTGGTTTGGTTATATCTGCCGTGAGTTGCGACAGTTTCTGCCCAATTCCGAACTGATTTTTATGGATTCCCCAACCCATTGGCTTCATCTCGACCTCCCCGGTGAATTTAATCAAATTGTCATCCGGTTTTTATCCACAAATAAATAA
- a CDS encoding N-acetyltransferase: MQVVVRTEETADYAAVFALNVSAFEQQNEAVLVNALRNSDAFIPGLSLVATVDNNIAGHILFSKIIIKSGSGEIFGSLSLAPMAVLPELQNQGIGSMLVRNGLQKAAELGFESVIVLGHENYYPRFGFLPAKKWGITAPFDVPDNVFLGIELVPNGLTHVSGTVIYPKEFDEV; encoded by the coding sequence ATGCAGGTAGTTGTCCGAACCGAAGAAACCGCCGATTATGCAGCAGTTTTTGCGTTGAATGTTTCGGCTTTTGAACAACAAAACGAAGCCGTTCTGGTCAATGCTTTGAGAAACAGCGATGCCTTCATACCCGGACTTTCATTGGTCGCTACTGTTGATAACAATATAGCCGGACATATTCTGTTCAGCAAAATCATCATCAAATCCGGCAGCGGGGAAATTTTTGGCAGTCTTTCCTTAGCCCCAATGGCTGTACTGCCTGAACTGCAAAACCAAGGTATTGGAAGCATGTTAGTCCGCAATGGACTACAAAAAGCGGCTGAACTGGGTTTCGAATCGGTCATTGTGTTGGGGCACGAAAACTATTACCCCCGGTTTGGATTTTTGCCTGCAAAAAAATGGGGCATCACGGCTCCGTTTGATGTGCCCGACAATGTATTTTTGGGAATTGAACTCGTTCCAAACGGGCTAACTCATGTTTCTGGTACCGTCATTTACCCAAAAGAATTTGATGAAGTATAG
- a CDS encoding VOC family protein, which translates to MITAIIPKLPAIDLNETAQYYQKHFQTSIIGLYEDYLLIKFNDDLELHFYLNRNLDVKTNPGMVYVRVSANIEVLYDQLTESGATFPKLGSLKKKPWGLQEFSIIDPNHNLLTFGQRF; encoded by the coding sequence ATGATTACCGCCATCATTCCGAAACTACCCGCTATTGACCTGAATGAAACAGCACAATATTACCAAAAGCATTTTCAGACCTCAATTATTGGACTTTATGAAGACTATTTGCTGATTAAGTTTAATGATGACCTCGAACTACATTTTTACTTGAATAGAAATTTGGACGTAAAAACAAACCCGGGCATGGTTTATGTCAGGGTTTCTGCCAATATCGAAGTGCTTTACGACCAGTTAACCGAAAGTGGTGCGACATTCCCAAAACTTGGAAGTCTGAAAAAGAAACCCTGGGGTTTGCAGGAATTTTCCATCATTGACCCCAATCACAATCTGCTGACATTCGGGCAGCGATTTTGA
- a CDS encoding DUF1801 domain-containing protein has product MAKNKTIETEKDVYEFIHEFADTEQKRKDSYEILELMKSVSGYEPKMWGPSIIGFGTYHYKYKSGHEGDAPILGFSPRKSAISLYVYTGLDEHEHLLEGLGKFKIGKVCIYVNKLSDIKIDKLTRMMKETIQFINTRYGQP; this is encoded by the coding sequence ATGGCAAAAAACAAAACTATCGAAACCGAAAAAGATGTGTACGAATTTATCCACGAATTTGCCGACACAGAACAGAAGCGAAAAGACAGCTATGAAATATTAGAACTGATGAAATCGGTTTCAGGCTATGAACCCAAAATGTGGGGACCCTCAATAATCGGTTTTGGCACTTATCACTATAAATACAAAAGCGGACATGAAGGAGATGCCCCTATACTTGGTTTTTCCCCCCGAAAATCCGCAATTTCGCTGTATGTATATACCGGACTCGATGAACATGAACATCTTCTGGAGGGGCTTGGCAAGTTTAAAATAGGTAAAGTTTGTATTTACGTCAACAAACTGTCTGATATCAAGATTGATAAGCTGACCCGGATGATGAAAGAAACCATCCAATTTATCAACACAAGGTATGGACAACCCTGA
- a CDS encoding SRPBCC domain-containing protein, with protein MLTLDYRIQINTTPEKVWTALWDFEHYKTWTRPFCEGSYFKTDGFKQGNRIHFLVPEGEGLYAVIDKVEPEKYMAFRHLGSVENFEELPPEKEPQPWPEMMEIYRLSPNENGTEVWVSVDTLETYASSIGEKFPLALSELKTIAENL; from the coding sequence ATGTTAACACTCGATTACCGCATCCAAATCAATACCACCCCAGAAAAAGTCTGGACTGCTCTCTGGGACTTCGAACATTACAAAACATGGACCCGCCCTTTTTGCGAAGGAAGTTATTTTAAAACAGATGGTTTCAAACAAGGAAACCGAATCCATTTTCTCGTACCGGAAGGGGAAGGGTTGTATGCCGTCATTGATAAAGTTGAGCCGGAAAAGTATATGGCTTTCAGGCATTTGGGTTCGGTCGAAAATTTTGAAGAACTACCTCCCGAAAAAGAACCACAACCGTGGCCGGAAATGATGGAAATTTACCGCCTCTCTCCCAACGAAAACGGCACCGAAGTATGGGTCAGTGTTGATACTTTGGAAACTTATGCCAGTTCAATCGGTGAAAAATTTCCTTTGGCTTTATCCGAATTGAAAACTATAGCCGAAAACCTGTAA
- a CDS encoding GNAT family N-acetyltransferase translates to MLIYAETERLILRELLPSDAQSIFELDSDPEVHRYLGGGLAQNIGQSRQYIDEIRRDYLTKGIGRWAVIEKTSLCFAGWAGLKLETKTVNLHTHFYDLGFRLATSFWGKGYATEAAIAALNQGFEKLNISEIFADADHNNVRSKRVLEKAGLKLIESFDDEGYKVDWYKITKQEWQTRNPWHI, encoded by the coding sequence ATGCTGATCTATGCAGAAACTGAACGGTTAATTTTAAGAGAACTATTGCCCAGTGACGCGCAAAGTATATTTGAACTCGACTCCGACCCCGAAGTACACCGTTACTTAGGTGGCGGCTTAGCCCAAAACATTGGTCAAAGCAGACAATACATTGATGAAATCAGAAGGGACTATTTAACAAAAGGAATTGGCCGATGGGCAGTCATTGAAAAAACAAGTCTTTGTTTTGCCGGATGGGCAGGTCTTAAACTGGAAACTAAGACCGTCAACCTGCATACCCATTTTTATGATTTGGGATTTCGACTGGCCACCAGTTTTTGGGGAAAAGGGTATGCAACTGAAGCGGCGATAGCTGCGCTAAACCAAGGATTTGAAAAATTAAATATCTCCGAAATTTTTGCAGATGCAGATCATAACAATGTCCGTTCAAAAAGGGTGTTGGAAAAGGCAGGGCTTAAACTTATTGAATCCTTTGACGATGAAGGTTATAAAGTAGATTGGTACAAAATCACCAAACAAGAATGGCAAACCAGGAATCCGTGGCATATTTAA